A genomic window from Spiroplasma endosymbiont of Labia minor includes:
- the yihA gene encoding ribosome biogenesis GTP-binding protein YihA/YsxC encodes MIKQASFITSAADKNGWINDDISEICFVGRSNVGKSSLINALTNQKSLANTSSVPGKTRLLNFFSINNNKWRIVDAPGYGYAKISLSQKEKFANLMEDYLTLRKNLKFVCQLIDLRHKPSNDDIDMYNFLKYHNIQVWIIATKLDKIKKNDMKKNIGIIKLTLNLIDSDSFFVVSVSKNNKQSIQTLSEKLDNSL; translated from the coding sequence ATGATTAAACAAGCATCTTTTATAACATCAGCTGCAGATAAAAATGGTTGAATTAATGATGATATTTCTGAAATTTGTTTTGTGGGTAGATCAAATGTAGGGAAATCGTCGCTTATAAATGCCTTAACAAATCAAAAATCACTTGCAAATACATCGTCTGTTCCGGGAAAAACTAGATTACTTAATTTTTTTTCAATTAATAATAACAAATGACGAATCGTTGATGCACCAGGTTATGGTTACGCAAAAATTTCTCTATCACAAAAAGAAAAATTTGCAAATTTAATGGAAGACTATCTTACTTTAAGAAAAAATCTTAAATTTGTATGTCAACTAATTGATTTAAGACATAAACCTTCAAATGATGATATAGATATGTACAATTTTTTGAAATATCACAATATTCAAGTTTGAATAATTGCAACAAAATTAGATAAAATTAAAAAAAATGATATGAAAAAAAATATAGGAATTATTAAATTGACATTAAATTTAATTGATTCTGATTCTTTTTTTGTTGTGTCAGTATCAAAAAATAACAAGCAAAGTATACAAACTTTAAGCGAAAAATTGGATAATTCTTTGTAG
- the rpsO gene encoding 30S ribosomal protein S15 encodes MISKERKTEIINAYGATDKDTGRPEVQIALLTENIENLTGHLQLHKKDITSRRSLLKKVAQRRHLLNFLIKTDVERYKTIIAKLNIRK; translated from the coding sequence ATGATTTCAAAAGAAAGAAAAACAGAAATTATTAATGCATATGGTGCTACAGATAAAGATACAGGAAGACCAGAAGTTCAAATTGCTTTATTAACTGAGAATATTGAAAATTTAACAGGACATTTACAATTACATAAAAAAGATATTACATCACGTAGATCGTTATTAAAAAAAGTTGCGCAAAGACGTCACTTATTAAATTTTTTAATAAAAACAGATGTAGAAAGATACAAAACAATAATCGCAAAACTAAATATAAGAAAATAA
- the truB gene encoding tRNA pseudouridine(55) synthase TruB — protein sequence MIQPSGILLVNKPAGITSNNLIQKIKHKLNIKKIGHAGTLDPLATGLMVILVNQATKISNYLLTKDKAYEVVMQLFIKTDSDDITGAMIEQEVAQKLRKRDIKLIIDKYNGYMYEQLPPIFSAIKVNGVRAYKHAFEGTADTLVLSPRTVTINSCKLINYDSKNNTITLTVKCSKGTYIRSLVNDIANDLGTIATVKELNRISSGEFLLEQAKTIEEIQNSDLISIYDALMTNSQVIVKYHNDRDVKQGKTINLLNQIAPVVFIADNKNNIIAIYTHTAKNLYVCKRGLWEDDPSIIKTEAESDDYQWNI from the coding sequence ATGATTCAACCATCTGGAATATTGCTGGTTAATAAACCAGCTGGTATAACTTCTAATAATTTAATTCAAAAAATAAAACATAAATTAAATATAAAAAAAATAGGACACGCAGGAACTTTAGATCCATTAGCTACAGGATTAATGGTTATTTTAGTAAATCAAGCTACAAAAATTTCAAATTATTTATTAACAAAAGATAAAGCATATGAAGTTGTTATGCAACTTTTTATAAAAACAGACTCAGATGATATTACTGGAGCAATGATTGAGCAAGAAGTTGCTCAAAAATTAAGAAAAAGAGATATTAAATTAATAATAGATAAATATAATGGTTATATGTATGAACAATTACCACCAATTTTTTCAGCAATAAAAGTAAATGGTGTAAGAGCGTATAAACACGCATTTGAAGGAACTGCAGATACATTAGTTTTAAGTCCAAGAACAGTAACAATTAATAGTTGTAAATTAATTAATTATGATTCAAAAAATAATACAATTACTTTAACTGTGAAATGTTCAAAGGGAACATACATTCGTTCATTGGTGAATGATATTGCAAATGATTTAGGGACTATTGCAACAGTTAAAGAATTAAATCGCATATCATCTGGTGAATTTTTACTTGAACAGGCAAAAACAATAGAAGAAATTCAAAATTCTGATTTAATTTCTATTTATGATGCTTTGATGACAAATTCACAAGTGATAGTAAAATATCATAATGATCGTGATGTCAAACAAGGTAAAACAATAAATTTATTGAATCAAATTGCACCTGTGGTTTTTATTGCAGATAATAAAAATAACATTATTGCAATTTATACTCACACAGCTAAAAATCTATACGTATGTAAGCGAGGCTTATGAGAAGATGATCCAAGTATAATTAAAACTGAAGCAGAAAGTGATGATTATCAATGAAATATATAA
- a CDS encoding lipoprotein, translating to MKKLLNLLAVFGLASSVASSVVSCGNVSNVNTSLTGSIDTSVGNGTGKLEDGTLDGNVYTITQLSNGIILAGTSGKSVYKLTDEGKIDTSVGDGTGKLEDETFDGAIETITQLEDGTILAGTDAGSIYKLTDEGKIDTSVGGGTGKLEDKTFDSRVETIEKLENGTIIVGTLSASIYKLTAEGKIDTTVGGGTGKLEDKTFDSRVETIDQLPLKKTSVLAGTYSGSIYRLTADGKIDTTVGNAGVIENLKKIAYVIIQVKNGAVIVGSTNGTIFRLTDEGKIDTSIGDGTGKIADNSFEGSMLSLTELSNGIIIGGSNSTIYKLIN from the coding sequence ATGAAAAAATTATTAAATTTATTAGCAGTTTTTGGTTTGGCTTCATCTGTAGCTTCATCTGTTGTTTCATGTGGAAATGTATCAAATGTTAACACATCATTAACTGGTTCAATAGACACATCAGTTGGTAATGGAACTGGTAAACTAGAAGATGGAACTTTGGATGGCAATGTTTATACTATCACTCAACTTTCAAATGGAATTATTCTTGCTGGTACTTCTGGGAAATCTGTTTATAAACTAACAGATGAAGGTAAAATTGATACATCAGTTGGTGATGGAACAGGTAAATTAGAAGATGAAACTTTTGATGGTGCAATAGAAACAATCACTCAACTTGAAGATGGAACTATCTTAGCTGGAACTGATGCCGGTTCAATCTACAAATTAACAGATGAAGGTAAAATTGACACCTCTGTTGGTGGTGGAACAGGAAAACTAGAAGACAAAACTTTTGATAGTCGTGTAGAAACAATCGAGAAACTTGAGAATGGAACCATTATAGTTGGAACACTTTCTGCTTCAATCTACAAATTAACAGCCGAAGGTAAAATTGATACTACTGTTGGTGGTGGAACAGGAAAACTAGAAGACAAAACTTTTGATAGTCGTGTAGAAACAATAGATCAGCTTCCTTTAAAAAAAACTAGTGTTCTTGCTGGAACTTATAGTGGTTCAATTTATAGATTAACAGCAGATGGTAAAATTGATACTACTGTTGGTAATGCAGGAGTAATTGAGAATCTAAAAAAAATAGCTTATGTAATTATTCAAGTTAAAAACGGCGCAGTTATTGTCGGTTCAACTAATGGAACTATTTTTAGATTAACAGATGAAGGCAAAATTGATACATCTATTGGTGACGGAACTGGGAAAATTGCGGATAATTCATTTGAAGGAAGTATGTTATCTTTGACTGAACTTTCAAATGGAATAATCATTGGTGGTTCAAATAGTACTATTTATAAATTAATTAATTAA